A stretch of Aureispira sp. CCB-E DNA encodes these proteins:
- a CDS encoding YafY family protein gives MNKFDRVISTLILLQTKKILKASSISERFGISLRTVYRDISTLKNAGIPIIGDPGVGYSIMDGYRLPPIMFNEEEALALLTAEKFIGDITDETTQSSYSGAMMKIKAILRSTDKQSLEVLEDSIAFSHFKWWENKSYLQDLFKSIAAKKIIKIEYQKADKSISNRLLEPIGCYYQYSNWYLVAYCQNRQAYRTFKINRILQLRALDQQFDAEHISLQMYIDQQTKAWKEQQQFQKVEVAFNRSVLQHAENRKYYFGFVEQVEEKEVVRMKFLNSSMEIVARWLLQFGNQATVLAPQALQSRIKELATELYEHYQ, from the coding sequence ATGAATAAGTTTGATCGGGTCATTTCTACGTTAATTTTGTTACAAACCAAAAAGATTCTAAAAGCTTCTAGTATTTCAGAGCGTTTTGGAATTAGTCTGAGAACCGTTTATAGAGATATTAGTACACTCAAAAATGCGGGAATTCCAATCATAGGAGATCCGGGGGTAGGATATTCTATTATGGATGGGTATCGACTCCCTCCAATTATGTTTAATGAAGAAGAAGCCCTAGCACTGCTTACAGCCGAAAAGTTTATCGGAGATATTACCGACGAAACTACACAATCATCTTATTCAGGAGCCATGATGAAAATCAAGGCTATTTTGAGAAGTACCGATAAGCAATCGTTGGAAGTATTAGAGGATTCTATTGCCTTTTCTCATTTCAAGTGGTGGGAAAACAAATCTTATCTTCAAGATTTATTCAAGAGTATTGCTGCTAAAAAAATTATTAAAATTGAATACCAAAAGGCAGACAAAAGTATTTCAAACCGCTTATTAGAACCCATTGGTTGTTATTATCAATACAGCAACTGGTATTTGGTCGCTTATTGTCAAAATAGGCAGGCTTATCGAACGTTTAAGATAAATCGAATCTTACAATTGCGTGCACTAGACCAACAGTTTGATGCCGAGCACATTAGTCTGCAAATGTATATAGATCAACAAACTAAAGCATGGAAGGAACAACAACAATTTCAAAAAGTAGAAGTAGCCTTTAATCGATCCGTATTACAACATGCAGAAAACCGAAAGTATTACTTTGGTTTTGTAGAACAAGTCGAAGAAAAGGAAGTTGTTCGAATGAAATTTTTAAATTCTTCGATGGAAATTGTTGCTCGTTGGTTGTTACAATTTGGTAATCAAGCTACTGTTTTGGCACCTCAAGCATTACAGTCTAGAATCAAAGAATTGGCAACAGAACTTTATGAGCATTATCAATAA
- a CDS encoding transposase — protein sequence MYDKLVEIVSKEFHQVPDHRKGHTEYLLHDCLMGAFAMFGLKDPSLLSFIDNAIHRKDNLEQVFKISKLPTDNGMRKILDAVQPSVFQPTFKTIFEHLERLKILESRRYLDQHLLVSVDATGTFSSNKIGCSQCLTKKRKNGTIEHHHQLLAASVVHPNFKTVFPVFGEAITRQDGSKKNDCERKACKRLFPHLRSILPKEKILILLDALYADGPTIKALQAQDIQMDYIIVIKEGYVLEQVKQLRKKDSLHQCQYQKNEKTLCRYRWASNLILNGANQDIIVNYLEYEEYDLEKDKVVYSNKWITNLTLTKSNVSSIATAGRARWKIENETFNTLKNQDYNLEHNYGHGKFYLSTVFALIMLLAFFVDQITRAVDESFEQALKEAKTLRDLRQKVRVLFDFIPTISMNLIYQIIARKVNIRPQLE from the coding sequence ATGTACGACAAATTAGTAGAAATAGTATCCAAAGAGTTTCACCAAGTTCCAGACCATCGAAAAGGACATACAGAATATTTGCTACATGATTGTTTAATGGGAGCATTTGCTATGTTTGGTCTAAAAGATCCATCATTATTGAGTTTTATAGATAATGCCATTCATCGTAAGGACAATTTAGAACAAGTCTTTAAAATTAGTAAGCTTCCAACAGATAATGGGATGCGAAAAATTTTAGATGCTGTCCAACCATCTGTTTTTCAACCTACTTTTAAAACAATCTTTGAACATTTGGAAAGGCTCAAAATACTCGAAAGTAGAAGATACTTAGACCAACATTTGCTAGTAAGTGTTGATGCCACAGGTACATTTTCTTCCAATAAGATTGGTTGTTCTCAATGTTTAACAAAGAAAAGAAAAAATGGTACAATAGAACATCATCACCAATTGTTAGCAGCGAGTGTAGTTCATCCTAATTTCAAGACCGTTTTTCCTGTTTTTGGAGAAGCAATAACGCGGCAGGATGGTTCAAAAAAGAATGATTGTGAACGAAAGGCATGTAAACGATTATTTCCACATTTACGCAGCATACTGCCAAAAGAAAAGATCTTAATTCTTTTAGATGCTTTATATGCTGATGGTCCAACTATTAAAGCACTTCAAGCACAAGATATCCAAATGGATTACATCATAGTAATCAAGGAAGGATATGTTTTGGAACAAGTTAAGCAACTTAGAAAAAAGGATAGTTTGCATCAGTGTCAATACCAGAAAAATGAAAAGACTCTGTGTCGATACAGGTGGGCATCTAACCTCATTCTAAATGGCGCAAACCAAGATATTATCGTAAACTATTTAGAATACGAAGAATATGATTTAGAAAAAGATAAAGTGGTTTATTCCAATAAGTGGATTACCAACCTAACTTTGACTAAATCAAATGTTTCATCTATTGCCACAGCTGGAAGAGCACGTTGGAAAATTGAAAATGAGACATTTAACACCTTGAAGAATCAAGACTACAATTTGGAACATAATTATGGTCATGGAAAATTCTACTTATCAACAGTATTTGCTTTGATTATGCTATTAGCATTTTTTGTTGACCAGATTACAAGGGCTGTTGATGAAAGTTTTGAACAAGCCTTAAAAGAAGCAAAAACATTGCGTGATTTAAGGCAGAAAGTTCGAGTACTCTTTGATTTTATTCCTACTATTTCAATGAACTTAATCTATCAAATAATCGCTAGAAAGGTCAATATTCGACCTCAATTAGAATAG
- a CDS encoding T9SS type A sorting domain-containing protein: MKLFYRGIVSFLLLLSIQTTKLTAQHLTGFIPTNTATHTATQNGSWFDPTTWNTGTVPSDGAIVVIPANITVTYEGNSTAHIFAIRVDGTFNCIQSNSSQTSQLIFDTFIGMNTSVVTFRAGNPTDGAIAVEIRPFDIEAHKSGTSGFAQVWNANAISYYSDGEPTYEVTYNVGPDDRFNSYADALLGNTSVTEISRNLINDGAGVLGRYLWDPEQLSLGLVVMGELEIVGQEKTNMIKLGADALRNQALIELASTPVGWNIGDSLVVTRGGNQSTLANGEDLVAIQAINGTTITCTNNLTKNHEGRVQDNLHCYVGNLSRNIQFKSTVSTIIHQRGHLMAMHNPTNIQIKNAAFVDMGRTDKSKLLNDFLWANWVQPKVFKSKISALGQECSELRKAPVADITNIRGRYSIHLHRTGANLGANMVHVTGNVVWGNPGWGITHHDSHATVSDNVVYDVTGSGIVSESGSETGFWDNNLVVDVKDGHSTSPYHAALFYDDYLFSGQGLGMKGRAVVCRGNVIANVKQGVGVMNMNPVVNHLDRVDAKALASVRPNYLFDQFPLCSGGYSKEGDGVMPVEVALILENTTVISSNQGLRSIERDMGVNHESRSVFDGFIAWGVNQGLSITYQADYSFKDVFISGKNASSIGMYLWKHSHNHVFENIKLVDLGYGVTVSKLVESGNGALKTRNNGFTPWYFVDLVLENVGVFYQLEKENPATTTVYDEHSDNPIHLSSSEITSRPTTFTILDSSGLVVDYNTGDFRFEIDGVITDDLGSYDMGIKQAWAQGNLRLDYPTRIYEFASQQKFEDYLSINGVYKDTADNDQLYFIINEILPNRRTYDYTSFPVRVKIMNAPSSLLSMALIESPANFLPTNRLISRLATVTQSSTNIGLTYNGTSINAGATKAVDGNNNGRINAQIFQRGLVPVGSFSETLVEQEPWYDLDLGEIKQIDFIDIWNTVELNGANIETLSPHFQNFYVLISDSAFTSTTTLASARALADYEYFNGNGVARKFSLDHLNAQGRYVRIQAVGLNKIAHAEVEIIGRKLPPPSAILPIEWMTFEANRIDRERVDLGWVTSSEFHNQGFDIERMLAHETMFTKIGWVEASGTSTTPTRYHFEDKNAYQGISYYRLKQIDFDGATTYSEIRAVSGIGTLGIGFGLYPNPVQEAFFIDLGEKSKGAKKATVSIFDGRGQLVYQRNHSITTQELLKITLVEDIPAAVYWLSLKLDNGEVFKTRFIKQ, encoded by the coding sequence ATGAAGTTATTCTATAGGGGCATTGTATCTTTTCTATTGTTATTGTCCATACAAACAACAAAACTTACCGCACAACATCTAACAGGATTTATACCTACTAATACTGCTACCCATACTGCTACCCAAAATGGTTCGTGGTTTGATCCGACGACTTGGAATACAGGAACTGTTCCTAGTGATGGGGCTATAGTGGTTATTCCTGCGAATATTACCGTTACGTATGAAGGGAATTCGACGGCACATATTTTTGCCATACGAGTAGATGGTACTTTTAATTGTATACAATCTAATAGCAGTCAAACCTCTCAGTTGATTTTTGATACATTTATAGGGATGAACACTTCTGTAGTGACATTTCGGGCAGGTAACCCAACTGATGGAGCGATAGCTGTTGAAATTCGACCTTTTGATATAGAAGCACATAAGTCAGGAACTAGCGGTTTTGCCCAAGTATGGAATGCCAATGCCATCAGTTATTACAGTGATGGTGAACCAACTTATGAGGTGACTTATAACGTAGGACCAGATGATCGATTTAATTCTTATGCAGATGCCTTGTTGGGAAATACTTCGGTAACCGAAATATCTAGAAATCTAATTAATGATGGTGCGGGGGTATTAGGACGTTACCTTTGGGATCCAGAGCAGTTGTCGTTAGGACTTGTTGTTATGGGAGAGTTGGAAATTGTTGGGCAGGAAAAAACAAACATGATCAAATTAGGGGCGGATGCTTTGAGAAATCAAGCGTTGATAGAGTTGGCTAGTACCCCAGTTGGTTGGAATATTGGCGATAGTTTGGTGGTAACAAGAGGGGGCAATCAATCAACTTTGGCAAATGGTGAGGATTTGGTAGCGATTCAAGCAATCAATGGAACAACCATTACCTGTACCAATAATCTAACTAAAAATCACGAAGGAAGGGTACAGGATAATCTGCATTGTTATGTGGGAAATTTGAGTAGAAATATTCAATTTAAATCAACAGTTTCTACAATTATCCACCAACGAGGGCATTTGATGGCGATGCACAACCCAACCAATATTCAAATCAAAAATGCCGCCTTTGTAGATATGGGGCGAACCGATAAATCAAAACTACTCAATGATTTTTTGTGGGCAAATTGGGTACAGCCCAAAGTGTTTAAATCTAAAATATCTGCCTTAGGACAAGAATGTTCGGAGTTAAGAAAGGCTCCTGTAGCAGATATTACAAACATAAGAGGACGCTATTCTATTCACTTGCACCGCACAGGAGCAAATCTAGGGGCAAATATGGTTCATGTGACAGGGAATGTCGTTTGGGGGAATCCTGGGTGGGGAATTACACACCACGATTCACATGCCACGGTTTCGGATAATGTTGTTTACGATGTAACAGGTTCGGGAATTGTTTCTGAATCGGGGAGTGAAACAGGTTTTTGGGATAATAATTTGGTCGTAGATGTTAAAGACGGACACTCTACAAGTCCATATCATGCTGCTTTGTTTTATGACGATTATCTGTTTTCGGGGCAAGGTTTGGGAATGAAAGGGCGTGCGGTCGTTTGTCGAGGAAATGTTATTGCGAATGTCAAGCAAGGCGTAGGAGTAATGAATATGAATCCTGTTGTCAATCATTTGGACAGGGTAGATGCTAAGGCACTTGCAAGTGTTAGACCGAACTATTTATTTGATCAGTTTCCTTTGTGTAGTGGGGGGTATAGTAAAGAAGGAGATGGAGTCATGCCCGTAGAAGTGGCTTTAATTTTAGAAAATACAACGGTCATTAGTTCTAATCAAGGTTTGCGCTCTATAGAGCGGGATATGGGAGTTAATCATGAATCTCGCTCGGTATTCGACGGTTTTATTGCTTGGGGGGTAAACCAAGGTTTATCCATCACTTATCAAGCCGATTATTCCTTCAAAGATGTGTTCATTTCTGGAAAGAATGCTAGCTCGATAGGTATGTATTTGTGGAAACATTCACACAATCATGTTTTTGAAAATATAAAATTAGTTGATTTGGGTTATGGAGTTACTGTTTCTAAACTAGTTGAAAGTGGAAATGGTGCCTTAAAAACTCGTAACAATGGTTTTACTCCTTGGTACTTTGTAGACCTAGTCTTAGAAAATGTGGGGGTATTTTATCAACTTGAAAAAGAAAATCCTGCCACCACAACTGTTTATGATGAGCACAGTGATAATCCGATTCATCTAAGTTCTTCAGAAATTACCAGTCGCCCAACAACATTTACGATTTTAGATAGTTCAGGTTTAGTGGTCGATTATAATACGGGGGATTTCCGATTTGAAATAGATGGTGTTATTACAGATGATTTGGGCAGTTACGACATGGGAATCAAGCAGGCTTGGGCGCAGGGGAATTTACGCTTAGACTATCCTACTCGAATTTATGAGTTTGCTTCGCAACAAAAATTTGAAGATTATCTTAGTATCAATGGTGTTTATAAAGATACCGCAGATAATGATCAATTGTACTTTATTATCAATGAAATCCTCCCCAATCGACGAACGTACGACTATACTTCTTTTCCCGTGCGTGTAAAAATTATGAATGCTCCTTCTAGTTTGCTTTCAATGGCATTGATTGAGTCACCCGCTAATTTTTTGCCTACCAACCGTCTAATAAGCCGATTGGCTACGGTAACTCAAAGTAGTACCAACATAGGACTAACTTACAATGGAACGAGCATCAATGCTGGAGCAACAAAAGCGGTCGATGGTAATAACAATGGTCGCATCAATGCACAAATTTTTCAACGAGGTTTGGTGCCTGTCGGAAGTTTCTCTGAAACACTTGTAGAACAAGAGCCTTGGTATGATTTAGATTTGGGAGAAATTAAGCAAATTGATTTTATTGATATTTGGAATACAGTAGAATTAAATGGAGCCAATATTGAAACCTTATCTCCCCATTTTCAGAATTTTTATGTTTTAATTTCTGATTCTGCCTTTACATCGACAACAACTCTTGCCAGTGCACGAGCATTGGCAGATTATGAATATTTTAATGGAAATGGCGTTGCCCGAAAATTCTCATTAGATCACCTAAACGCTCAAGGTAGATATGTGCGAATTCAAGCAGTAGGCTTGAATAAAATTGCTCATGCAGAAGTAGAGATTATTGGTAGAAAATTACCTCCTCCTAGTGCTATCTTGCCAATAGAATGGATGACGTTTGAGGCAAATCGTATTGATAGAGAAAGGGTAGATTTAGGCTGGGTTACTAGTTCTGAGTTTCATAATCAAGGGTTTGATATTGAGCGGATGTTGGCACATGAAACTATGTTTACCAAAATAGGGTGGGTAGAAGCTTCAGGGACAAGTACAACACCAACTAGGTATCATTTTGAGGATAAGAATGCCTATCAAGGGATTAGTTATTATAGACTCAAACAAATTGATTTTGATGGGGCAACAACTTATTCTGAAATTAGGGCAGTATCGGGTATAGGGACTTTGGGCATAGGATTTGGGCTTTATCCGAATCCAGTTCAGGAGGCGTTTTTTATTGATTTGGGAGAGAAATCAAAAGGTGCTAAAAAGGCAACTGTATCCATTTTTGATGGGCGAGGACAACTAGTCTATCAAAGAAACCATTCCATTACAACTCAAGAATTATTAAAAATAACACTCGTAGAGGATATTCCAGCAGCAGTCTATTGGTTGTCTTTGAAGCTAGATAATGGGGAAGTGTTTAAGACTCGATTTATTAAACAATAA
- a CDS encoding methylmalonyl-CoA mutase family protein, which yields MEQVAPYQAKHKIRMVTAAALFDGHDAAINIMRRIMQRSGAEIIHLGHNRSVQEIVDTAIQEDVQGIAITSYQGGHNEYFKYMYDLLKEQGAGHIKIFGGGGGTILPTEIEELHDYGIARIYSPDDGRAMGLQGMINDLLEKCDFPTGQNINGELKDFKQKNKYSIARLISAAENTGDHADAWLEDIRQQAPTKKVPVLGITGTGGAGKSSLVDELVRRFLTDFDDKTIAVVSVDPSKRKTGGALLGDRIRMNAIKNNRVYMRSLATRQSNLSISKYIADAVDILKAAEYDLIILETSGIGQSDTAITDFSDMSLYVMTPEYGAASQLEKIDMLDFADVIALNKFDKRGALDALRDVKKQYKRNHNLWEAKDEELPVFGTIASQFNDPGMNQLYRAIIDTIVERTDADLKSSFEITKGMSEKIYIIPPKRTRYLSEISESIRNYNEKAEQQSEVAGKLYGIKKTLEVLENQGEADKSVLEAVQKAYDEVELNLDGQNKKILNNWDDKVKAYANDEFVYLVRNKEIRVPTFTTSLSHTRIPRVATPKYKSWGEILKWVLQENVPGEFPYTAGVFPFKRKGEDPTRMFAGEGNPERTNRRFHYVSLDMPAHRLSTAFDSVTLYGDDPDYRPDIYGKVGNSGVNICCLDDAKKLYSGFDLCAPTTSVSMTINGPAAAMCAFFMNAAIDQQCELYIKENNLEALVEARKKEKYDDKGLQRPVYLGELPEGNNGLGLMLLGVTGDEILEPSVYAELKQKALSSVRGTVQADILKEDQAQNTCIFSTEFSLRLMGDVQEYFINKNVRNFYSVSISGYHIAEAGANPISQLAFTLANGFTFVEYYLSRGMDINKFAPNLSFFFSNGVDPEYAVIGRVARRIWAKAMREKYGANARSQKLKYHIQTSGRSLHAQEISFNDIRTTLQALYAIYDNCNSLHTNAYDEAITTPTEESVRRAMAIQLIINHEFGLAKNENPMQGSFITEELTDLVEEAIMMEFDRITERGGVLGAMETMYQRGKIQEESLYYETLKHTGEFPIIGVNTFLSKEGSPTIIPDEVIRATQEEKEAQIQTLSSLKGANEAKSPKALSRLQKAAINNENLFEELMEAAKCCSLGQITTALYEVGGQYRRNM from the coding sequence ATGGAACAAGTCGCACCTTATCAAGCCAAACATAAAATTCGTATGGTGACTGCTGCTGCATTATTTGACGGACATGATGCTGCCATCAATATTATGCGTAGAATCATGCAACGCTCTGGAGCAGAAATCATTCATTTGGGACACAATCGTTCGGTACAAGAGATTGTTGATACTGCTATTCAGGAAGATGTGCAAGGAATTGCTATCACTTCTTACCAAGGAGGTCACAACGAATACTTCAAGTATATGTATGACCTATTAAAGGAACAAGGTGCTGGACACATCAAGATCTTTGGAGGTGGAGGTGGAACTATCCTCCCAACCGAAATCGAAGAGCTTCACGATTATGGTATTGCCCGCATCTACTCTCCTGACGACGGACGTGCAATGGGGCTACAGGGCATGATTAATGACTTGTTGGAAAAATGTGATTTCCCTACTGGTCAAAATATCAATGGAGAACTCAAAGATTTTAAACAAAAAAATAAATATTCTATTGCTCGCCTTATTTCTGCGGCAGAAAATACGGGCGACCATGCTGATGCTTGGCTAGAGGATATTCGCCAACAAGCGCCGACTAAAAAAGTACCTGTCTTAGGGATTACGGGTACGGGAGGTGCTGGAAAGTCTAGCTTGGTAGATGAATTGGTTCGTCGCTTCTTAACCGATTTTGATGACAAAACAATTGCCGTTGTTTCTGTAGATCCTTCTAAAAGAAAAACAGGCGGTGCCTTACTCGGTGATCGTATTCGCATGAATGCCATTAAAAACAATCGCGTCTACATGCGTTCGTTAGCTACTCGCCAATCCAACCTTTCTATTTCTAAATATATTGCTGATGCCGTTGACATCTTAAAAGCAGCAGAATATGATTTAATTATTTTAGAAACCTCTGGTATTGGTCAATCGGATACCGCTATTACGGATTTTTCCGATATGTCTCTCTATGTGATGACACCAGAATATGGTGCCGCATCTCAGTTAGAGAAAATTGACATGCTTGATTTTGCTGATGTTATTGCTTTGAACAAATTTGACAAACGTGGTGCTCTAGATGCTTTGCGTGATGTAAAAAAACAGTACAAACGCAACCACAACCTTTGGGAAGCCAAAGATGAGGAATTGCCTGTTTTTGGAACCATTGCATCTCAATTTAACGATCCTGGTATGAATCAATTGTATCGTGCCATTATTGACACCATTGTAGAACGTACCGATGCAGATCTAAAGTCTAGCTTTGAAATCACAAAGGGAATGAGTGAAAAAATATACATCATTCCGCCTAAGCGTACTCGCTATTTGTCTGAAATATCGGAAAGCATTCGAAATTATAACGAAAAAGCAGAACAACAATCTGAAGTTGCGGGCAAACTTTATGGCATCAAAAAAACATTAGAGGTATTAGAAAATCAAGGAGAAGCAGATAAAAGTGTTTTAGAAGCCGTTCAAAAAGCATACGATGAGGTTGAACTAAATCTAGATGGTCAAAATAAAAAAATCCTAAACAACTGGGATGACAAAGTAAAAGCTTACGCTAACGATGAGTTTGTTTATTTGGTAAGAAACAAAGAAATTCGTGTTCCAACATTTACAACCTCTCTTTCTCATACTCGTATTCCTCGTGTTGCTACTCCTAAATACAAAAGTTGGGGAGAAATTTTAAAATGGGTCTTACAAGAAAATGTACCTGGTGAGTTTCCTTATACAGCTGGTGTATTTCCTTTTAAACGCAAAGGGGAAGATCCTACTCGTATGTTTGCAGGGGAAGGAAATCCAGAACGTACCAATAGACGTTTTCACTACGTTTCTTTAGACATGCCCGCACATCGTTTATCAACAGCATTTGATTCGGTGACTTTGTATGGTGATGACCCTGATTATCGTCCAGATATTTATGGAAAAGTAGGAAATTCTGGGGTTAATATTTGTTGCTTGGATGATGCTAAAAAATTATACTCAGGATTTGATTTGTGCGCTCCAACAACTTCTGTTTCTATGACAATTAACGGTCCTGCAGCTGCCATGTGTGCCTTTTTTATGAATGCTGCTATCGACCAACAATGCGAGTTGTACATCAAGGAAAATAACTTAGAAGCCTTAGTTGAGGCTAGAAAAAAAGAAAAATACGACGACAAAGGTTTACAACGTCCTGTGTATTTGGGAGAATTGCCTGAAGGAAACAATGGATTAGGATTAATGCTGTTGGGAGTTACTGGAGATGAAATCTTGGAGCCAAGTGTTTATGCAGAATTAAAGCAAAAAGCACTTTCCTCTGTAAGGGGTACGGTTCAAGCTGATATTCTAAAGGAAGATCAAGCTCAAAATACTTGTATTTTTTCTACGGAGTTTTCGCTGCGTTTGATGGGAGATGTTCAGGAATATTTCATCAATAAAAATGTGCGCAACTTCTACTCTGTTTCTATTTCTGGGTATCATATTGCCGAAGCTGGGGCAAATCCAATCTCACAACTTGCCTTTACCTTAGCCAATGGATTTACCTTTGTAGAGTACTACTTGTCTAGAGGAATGGACATCAATAAATTTGCACCGAACTTATCGTTCTTCTTCTCTAATGGTGTTGACCCTGAATATGCTGTCATTGGTCGTGTCGCTAGACGGATTTGGGCAAAAGCGATGCGTGAGAAATATGGTGCTAACGCTCGTTCTCAAAAACTAAAATACCACATTCAAACATCAGGACGTTCTTTGCATGCTCAAGAAATTTCGTTCAACGATATTCGTACGACTCTGCAAGCCTTATATGCTATTTACGACAACTGTAATTCTCTGCATACCAATGCTTATGACGAAGCTATTACCACACCAACAGAAGAATCTGTTCGCCGCGCAATGGCCATTCAGTTGATTATTAATCACGAATTTGGTTTGGCTAAGAATGAAAATCCAATGCAAGGTTCTTTTATTACAGAAGAATTAACGGATTTGGTAGAAGAAGCCATTATGATGGAATTTGATAGAATTACAGAACGTGGTGGTGTTTTAGGGGCTATGGAAACGATGTATCAACGTGGAAAAATTCAAGAGGAAAGCTTGTATTATGAAACGCTCAAGCATACTGGTGAATTCCCTATTATTGGTGTGAATACGTTCTTATCTAAAGAAGGATCACCAACAATTATCCCTGACGAGGTTATCCGTGCTACCCAAGAGGAAAAAGAAGCACAGATCCAAACACTGTCAAGCTTAAAAGGTGCCAATGAAGCTAAAAGCCCCAAAGCACTTTCGAGGTTGCAAAAAGCAGCCATTAATAATGAGAATTTATTCGAAGAATTGATGGAAGCGGCTAAATGCTGTTCTTTAGGACAAATTACAACTGCTTTATATGAAGTAGGTGGGCAATATCGACGTAATATGTAG
- a CDS encoding T9SS type A sorting domain-containing protein, translating to MKIRSKASMLLTTLSMFSTTLLLGQTTIPNGDFENWQNVGNSDEEPTNWNGNKTGGGFANLGPQTCFREDNNPHSGTYCLKLDNGSFFGTPVNATATTGRIEAPSTNPSAGYINTLTTNPDFNSPFVGRPDSLVGWFKFNQGGTDIGRIQAILHDSFDVSNPDQGGSAAHIISEAIFDVPNGTTSTWTRFAVPFNYTNGNIPSYILLIATASSSPGSANSSTTLWVDDLSVVYCTPPTATLNEVACGSYTAPSGAVWTMSGTYQDTVAFGGNCDSVYTINLTINSVDTSVTTNGTTLTANAIGAAYQWVDCNNANAPIAGATDSVFMPTANGDYAVEVTANGCTMLSSCYSFVLSNVNQLSDAASINVYPNPTKGQFTIDLGTNHNAAILITDINGKTVYQQTISSTKVVTLDLDQPAGVYFLTVASDDRYSVVKLIKH from the coding sequence ATGAAAATACGTTCAAAAGCAAGCATGCTGCTAACGACTCTAAGCATGTTCTCTACTACCCTATTGTTGGGTCAAACAACCATTCCTAATGGAGACTTTGAGAATTGGCAAAATGTGGGTAATTCCGATGAGGAGCCAACCAATTGGAACGGTAATAAAACTGGTGGTGGTTTTGCAAATCTAGGACCTCAAACTTGTTTTAGAGAAGATAACAATCCACATTCTGGTACCTATTGTCTAAAGTTGGACAATGGAAGCTTCTTTGGCACACCAGTTAATGCAACAGCTACAACAGGAAGAATTGAAGCTCCTTCTACCAACCCTTCGGCAGGTTATATCAATACCCTAACGACCAATCCTGATTTTAACTCTCCATTTGTAGGTCGTCCAGATAGTTTGGTCGGTTGGTTTAAGTTTAACCAAGGCGGAACAGACATTGGTCGTATTCAAGCTATTTTGCACGATAGTTTTGATGTTTCTAATCCTGACCAAGGTGGCTCTGCTGCTCATATCATATCTGAAGCGATCTTTGATGTTCCTAATGGTACCACTAGTACTTGGACTCGTTTTGCAGTTCCTTTTAACTATACCAATGGTAATATACCTTCTTATATTTTGTTGATTGCTACCGCTAGTTCTAGCCCAGGTAGTGCCAACTCTAGTACAACACTTTGGGTTGATGATCTTAGTGTAGTCTATTGTACTCCTCCAACAGCTACGTTAAATGAAGTGGCTTGTGGTAGCTATACCGCTCCTAGTGGTGCTGTATGGACAATGAGTGGAACGTACCAAGATACGGTCGCTTTTGGTGGCAATTGTGATAGTGTTTATACCATTAACTTAACCATCAATAGTGTTGACACTTCGGTTACAACAAACGGCACAACGCTTACTGCCAACGCAATCGGTGCTGCATACCAATGGGTTGATTGTAACAATGCTAATGCCCCTATTGCTGGAGCAACAGACAGTGTCTTTATGCCAACAGCCAATGGTGACTATGCGGTTGAAGTAACTGCAAATGGTTGTACCATGTTGTCATCTTGCTATAGCTTCGTATTGTCAAATGTGAATCAGCTTAGCGATGCTGCCTCAATAAACGTTTATCCAAATCCAACTAAAGGGCAGTTTACGATCGACCTAGGAACTAATCATAATGCAGCTATTTTGATTACAGATATTAATGGAAAAACGGTTTATCAACAAACCATATCTTCTACAAAGGTAGTAACATTAGATTTAGATCAACCAGCAGGGGTTTACTTCCTTACGGTTGCTTCTGATGATCGATACTCTGTTGTTAAGCTAATCAAGCACTAA
- a CDS encoding nuclear transport factor 2 family protein: MTTQEVANRLIELCREGKYEQAVKELYSPDIVSVEPEGMPDHIVQGLDAIAKKGERFQDMLEKINSSTITDPIVAENFFSCGMYMNVVMKGMTQAIDMDEICVYTVNNGKIVKEEFFYTPDPQEVQ; encoded by the coding sequence ATGACAACACAAGAAGTAGCCAATCGCCTAATAGAACTATGCCGTGAAGGTAAATACGAGCAAGCAGTTAAGGAACTTTATTCTCCTGATATTGTGAGTGTAGAGCCAGAAGGTATGCCAGATCATATTGTTCAAGGGTTGGATGCTATCGCCAAAAAAGGAGAACGTTTTCAAGATATGCTAGAAAAAATAAACTCTAGCACAATAACAGATCCTATTGTTGCCGAAAACTTCTTCTCTTGTGGTATGTATATGAATGTCGTTATGAAAGGAATGACACAGGCTATTGACATGGATGAAATCTGTGTTTATACAGTGAATAACGGCAAAATTGTAAAAGAAGAGTTCTTCTACACACCTGATCCACAAGAAGTCCAATAG